A DNA window from Sulfitobacter sp. BSw21498 contains the following coding sequences:
- a CDS encoding SUF system Fe-S cluster assembly protein → MTDSTQSLEGTPLIAPSSTDHPLYEQITEACRTVYDPEIPVNIYELGLIYTIDINAENEVNIKMSLTAPGCPVAGEMPGWVADAVEPLPGVKTVDVELVWEPPWGMDMMSDEARLELGFM, encoded by the coding sequence ATGACTGACAGCACCCAATCTCTTGAAGGCACCCCTTTGATCGCGCCCTCGTCAACGGATCATCCGCTGTACGAGCAGATCACAGAGGCTTGCCGCACGGTATATGACCCTGAGATTCCAGTGAATATCTATGAGCTGGGGTTGATCTACACGATCGATATCAACGCGGAAAACGAGGTCAACATCAAGATGTCCCTGACCGCGCCCGGCTGCCCTGTCGCGGGTGAGATGCCCGGCTGGGTTGCCGATGCGGTTGAACCTCTGCCCGGCGTCAAGACCGTCGACGTTGAATTGGTTTGGGAACCACCATGGGGCATGGACATGATGTCTGACGAAGCCCGTCTTGAACTGGGATTCATGTAA
- a CDS encoding glycerophosphodiester phosphodiesterase family protein encodes MRLTTALTALALAPTALLADAHSTPTPVEYGPRPAYLVDKLPDGDLKDKLASCMGQTPSKTDFSIGHRGAPLMFPEHTVQSNVAAVRMGAGILECDVTFTADHELVCRHAQNDLHTTTNILLTDLADKCTAGFTAAAGENGASAECRTSDITLAEFETLTPKMDSADATATTAEEYQGGVASFRTQLYSDGADLMTHAESIELFKSLGAKFTPELKSASVEMPHDGFSQEDYAQKMIDEYKSAGIPASDVWAQSFNLDDVLYWIKAEPEFGKQAVYLVEWSEGFDEQDPSTWTQDFAQLKEQGVQYLAPSLNMLLTNKDGTLAASDYAMKASEAGLNLIAWTLERSGPLSTGGGWYFQSVGDIITDDSDYLVALDVLAQEAGVKGVFSDWPATVTYYANCMGL; translated from the coding sequence ATGCGATTAACAACTGCCCTTACAGCTTTGGCCTTGGCCCCGACCGCGCTGCTGGCCGATGCCCATAGCACCCCCACGCCCGTCGAATACGGCCCCCGTCCCGCCTATCTGGTAGACAAGCTCCCCGATGGCGATCTTAAGGACAAGCTGGCTTCCTGCATGGGCCAGACGCCGTCGAAAACCGATTTCTCGATCGGACACCGCGGCGCGCCGCTGATGTTCCCCGAACATACCGTGCAATCCAACGTTGCTGCGGTACGCATGGGGGCCGGCATTCTGGAATGTGACGTGACCTTTACAGCAGATCACGAGCTGGTCTGCCGCCACGCCCAGAACGATCTGCACACCACCACCAACATCCTGTTGACCGATCTTGCTGATAAATGCACCGCGGGCTTTACCGCTGCTGCGGGCGAGAATGGTGCCAGCGCCGAATGCCGCACCTCTGACATCACCTTAGCCGAGTTCGAAACGCTGACCCCCAAGATGGACAGCGCCGATGCGACAGCCACGACTGCCGAAGAGTATCAGGGCGGCGTCGCCAGCTTCCGCACGCAGCTTTATAGCGACGGTGCCGATCTGATGACCCACGCGGAATCGATCGAGCTGTTCAAATCCCTTGGTGCAAAGTTCACCCCCGAACTAAAGTCCGCCTCGGTCGAGATGCCGCATGACGGCTTCAGCCAGGAAGACTACGCGCAAAAAATGATTGACGAATACAAATCCGCAGGCATCCCTGCCTCGGACGTGTGGGCGCAGTCGTTTAACCTGGATGATGTACTTTACTGGATCAAGGCCGAGCCAGAGTTCGGGAAGCAAGCCGTTTATCTGGTGGAATGGAGCGAAGGTTTCGACGAGCAGGACCCCAGCACCTGGACGCAGGATTTCGCCCAGTTGAAAGAGCAAGGCGTGCAGTATCTGGCCCCCTCGCTGAACATGCTGCTGACCAACAAGGACGGCACACTGGCCGCCTCTGACTATGCGATGAAAGCAAGCGAAGCCGGTCTGAACCTGATTGCCTGGACGCTGGAACGCTCTGGTCCGCTGTCCACAGGCGGTGGATGGTACTTCCAGTCGGTCGGCGACATCATCACCGACGACAGCGACTATCTGGTTGCGCTTGATGTTCTGGCGCAAGAAGCGGGCGTAAAGGGTGTCTTCTCTGACTGGCCCGCAACCGTAACCTATTACGCAAACTGCATGGGGCTGTGA
- a CDS encoding HesB/IscA family protein, whose amino-acid sequence MFAIPGKQAVTITPKAANQITKLMTSAGHAGLRIGIKKGGCAGMEYTMEYVNEADTNDEVVEQDGARVMIAPMAQMFLFGTEIDYETSLLESGFKFRNPNVTEACGCGESIKFG is encoded by the coding sequence ATGTTCGCGATCCCAGGCAAGCAAGCCGTCACCATCACCCCCAAAGCCGCCAATCAGATCACCAAGCTGATGACGTCCGCAGGCCATGCCGGTCTGCGCATCGGCATCAAAAAAGGGGGCTGCGCCGGCATGGAATATACCATGGAGTATGTGAACGAGGCCGACACCAACGACGAAGTTGTCGAACAGGACGGCGCGCGGGTGATGATCGCGCCGATGGCACAGATGTTTCTTTTCGGCACCGAAATCGACTATGAAACCTCGCTGCTGGAATCCGGCTTCAAGTTCCGCAATCCCAATGTGACCGAAGCCTGCGGGTGTGGCGAATCCATTAAATTCGGCTAA
- the tpiA gene encoding triose-phosphate isomerase translates to MRRKLAAGNWKMNGSLAGLDMLADVAAAMDSDSAEAVICPPSAYLMPAVTAAQGTSVGIGAQDCHTEPKGAFTGDISAPMIKDIGATYVVVGHSERREAHAESDADVARKAQAAWAAELTAIICIGESEAHRSAGTTLDIIAKQLAGSLPDGCTGDNTVVAYEPIWAIGTGKIPTLDQIIEVHDFIRAQLAKRFGSDVSGALRLLYGGSVKPDNAADIFKVENVDGALIGGASLKAADFVPILKALSAA, encoded by the coding sequence ATGCGCCGCAAGCTTGCCGCTGGAAACTGGAAGATGAACGGCTCGCTGGCCGGTCTGGACATGCTGGCCGATGTTGCCGCTGCGATGGACAGCGACAGTGCAGAGGCCGTGATCTGCCCGCCTTCCGCCTATCTGATGCCGGCTGTCACTGCTGCGCAAGGTACCTCCGTCGGCATCGGCGCGCAGGATTGCCACACAGAACCGAAAGGCGCGTTCACCGGCGATATCTCTGCCCCGATGATCAAGGACATCGGCGCGACTTACGTGGTCGTCGGGCATTCAGAACGCCGCGAGGCTCATGCCGAAAGCGACGCTGACGTCGCCCGCAAAGCGCAAGCCGCTTGGGCCGCAGAGCTGACCGCCATCATTTGCATCGGCGAAAGCGAAGCACACCGCAGCGCAGGTACAACATTGGATATCATCGCCAAGCAGCTCGCGGGCTCCCTGCCTGATGGCTGCACGGGCGATAATACCGTCGTCGCTTACGAACCCATCTGGGCGATTGGCACTGGCAAAATCCCGACGCTTGATCAGATCATCGAAGTGCATGATTTCATCCGCGCCCAACTTGCCAAACGCTTTGGCTCCGATGTCAGCGGCGCGCTGCGGCTGCTGTATGGCGGCTCGGTAAAGCCGGACAACGCGGCGGATATCTTCAAGGTCGAAAACGTGGACGGTGCCCTGATCGGAGGCGCGAGCCTTAAGGCCGCTGATTTCGTCCCCATCCTCAAAGCGCTCTCTGCCGCCTGA
- a CDS encoding TRAP transporter large permease, which produces MEVLILFTMIVGLMLLGVPIAVSLGFSSIVFLLVLSDSSLASIAQTFFQAMAGHYTLLAIPFFVLASSFMSTGGVAKRIIRFSIALVGHFPGGLAIAGVFACMLFAALSGSSPATVVAIGSIVIAGMRETGYTKEFAAGVIANAGTLGILIPPSIVMVVYASATDVSVGRMFLAGVIPGLMAGTMLMLTIYVMARVKKLPQGEWRGWGEVFASGREAGWGLMLIVIILGGIYGGIFTPTEAAAVAAVYAFLIATFVYRDMGPLHVEGEGRNLSLMRKPMALVTVFFHRDTRDTLFDAGKLTVTLMFIIANALILKHVLTDEQIPQQISAAMLNAGFGPIMFLVIVNVILLIGGQFMEPSGLLIIVAPLVFPIAIELGIDPIHLGIIMVVNMEIGMITPPVGLNLFVTSGVANMPMMNVVKAALPFTAVLFVFLLMVTYIPVISTWLPTLMMGPEIITR; this is translated from the coding sequence GGGCTGATGTTGCTGGGCGTTCCGATTGCCGTCAGCCTCGGCTTCTCGTCGATCGTCTTTCTGCTGGTGCTGTCCGACAGCTCTCTTGCGTCTATCGCGCAGACGTTCTTTCAGGCAATGGCGGGGCATTATACGCTGCTGGCGATCCCGTTCTTTGTTCTGGCGTCTTCCTTCATGTCGACCGGCGGCGTGGCCAAGCGGATCATCCGTTTCTCTATCGCGCTGGTCGGGCATTTTCCCGGTGGTCTGGCGATTGCGGGTGTCTTTGCCTGTATGCTTTTTGCGGCCCTGTCCGGGTCTTCGCCTGCAACAGTCGTTGCCATCGGCTCCATCGTGATCGCGGGGATGCGTGAAACTGGCTATACCAAGGAATTCGCCGCAGGTGTCATCGCCAACGCGGGCACCTTGGGCATCCTGATCCCGCCGTCCATCGTGATGGTTGTCTATGCCTCTGCCACGGATGTCTCTGTCGGGCGTATGTTCCTTGCAGGCGTTATTCCGGGTCTCATGGCGGGCACCATGCTGATGCTGACCATCTACGTCATGGCGCGGGTTAAAAAGCTGCCCCAAGGCGAATGGCGCGGCTGGGGCGAGGTCTTTGCCTCGGGGCGTGAAGCAGGCTGGGGTCTGATGCTGATCGTCATCATCCTTGGCGGTATCTATGGCGGTATCTTTACCCCCACTGAAGCCGCTGCGGTGGCCGCCGTCTACGCCTTCTTGATCGCGACCTTCGTCTATCGGGACATGGGGCCACTGCACGTCGAAGGTGAGGGGCGCAACCTGTCGCTGATGCGCAAGCCGATGGCGCTGGTCACCGTGTTTTTCCACCGCGACACCCGCGACACCTTGTTCGACGCCGGTAAGCTGACCGTGACGCTGATGTTCATCATCGCCAATGCACTGATCCTCAAGCACGTGTTGACCGATGAACAGATCCCGCAGCAAATCTCTGCTGCGATGCTGAATGCCGGCTTTGGCCCGATTATGTTCCTTGTGATCGTCAACGTGATCCTGCTAATCGGTGGCCAGTTTATGGAGCCGTCGGGCCTGTTGATCATCGTCGCGCCGCTGGTCTTCCCGATTGCGATTGAACTGGGCATCGACCCGATCCATCTGGGGATCATCATGGTGGTCAACATGGAAATCGGGATGATTACTCCGCCGGTTGGTCTAAACCTCTTTGTGACCTCAGGCGTGGCGAATATGCCGATGATGAATGTGGTCAAAGCCGCACTGCCATTCACCGCAGTTCTGTTCGTCTTCCTGCTGATGGTGACCTATATTCCGGTCATTTCGACTTGGCTGCCGACATTGATGATGGGGCCCGAAATTATCACCCGCTAG